Proteins encoded by one window of Azoarcus sp. PA01:
- a CDS encoding STAS/SEC14 domain-containing protein has product MITTDHQPNLVSVAVFGEFTLADYKEFEEIVNYKVQFEGPVNLLFDLRQMAGFTLDVAWEEIKFSRRHARDFRRIAVLTEDQWLTWSAWISQLFVDAEVLVFADETEARSWLEAAAEPAQ; this is encoded by the coding sequence ATGATCACGACCGACCACCAACCGAACCTCGTCTCCGTCGCCGTATTCGGCGAATTCACCCTCGCCGACTACAAGGAGTTCGAAGAGATCGTCAATTACAAGGTGCAGTTCGAAGGCCCGGTCAACCTGCTCTTCGACCTGCGCCAGATGGCCGGCTTCACGCTGGATGTCGCCTGGGAAGAAATCAAGTTCTCGCGTCGCCACGCGCGGGATTTCCGCCGCATCGCGGTGCTGACCGAAGACCAGTGGCTGACCTGGAGCGCGTGGATCTCGCAACTCTTCGTCGACGCCGAAGTGCTTGTGTTTGCCGATGAAACCGAAGCGCGCAGCTGGCTGGAGGCGGCCGCGGAGCCCGCGCAGTGA
- a CDS encoding sulfurtransferase has product MNASYGTLIAARELADHLDDPDWRIVDCRHDLADPGFGRAAYERGHLPGAHFLHLDEDLSGRMTGTNGRHPLPDPADFAARIGHLGIGNDTQVIAYDDAGGMFAARLWWMMRWLGHRRVAVLDGGLVAWCAAGQALTNKTPSVRPTTFSLSLQPAVVDAAFVLDHLYTGDIMLIDARSPDRFRGENETLDPVGGHIPGAKNRFFRDNLIGGGCFKQASVLREEFGTLLKGRDAHRVVHQCGSGVTACHNLLAMESAGLSGSRLYAGSWSEWCADPRRPIATGPEE; this is encoded by the coding sequence GTGAACGCTTCGTACGGCACGCTGATCGCCGCCCGCGAGCTGGCGGATCACCTCGACGACCCCGACTGGCGTATCGTCGATTGCCGGCATGATCTCGCCGACCCGGGCTTCGGGCGGGCGGCGTACGAGCGCGGCCACTTGCCGGGCGCGCATTTCCTGCATCTCGACGAAGACCTGTCGGGCCGCATGACCGGTACCAACGGCCGCCACCCCCTCCCCGATCCGGCCGACTTCGCCGCCCGGATCGGGCACCTCGGCATCGGCAACGACACCCAGGTCATCGCTTACGACGACGCCGGCGGCATGTTCGCCGCGCGGCTGTGGTGGATGATGCGCTGGCTCGGCCACCGCCGCGTCGCGGTGCTCGACGGCGGACTCGTCGCGTGGTGCGCCGCAGGGCAGGCGCTGACGAACAAAACTCCATCCGTCCGGCCGACGACTTTCTCGCTTTCGCTGCAACCCGCCGTCGTCGACGCCGCCTTCGTGCTCGACCACCTCTACACCGGCGACATCATGCTCATCGACGCCCGTAGCCCGGACCGTTTTCGCGGCGAGAACGAAACGCTGGACCCGGTCGGTGGCCACATTCCGGGAGCGAAAAACCGGTTTTTCCGCGACAACCTCATCGGGGGCGGCTGTTTCAAGCAGGCTTCGGTGCTGCGCGAGGAGTTCGGCACGCTGCTGAAGGGGCGCGACGCGCACCGCGTCGTCCACCAGTGCGGATCGGGCGTCACCGCGTGCCACAACCTGCTGGCAATGGAGTCGGCGGGCCTGTCCGGGTCGCGGCTCTACGCCGGCTCGTGGAGCGAGTGGTGCGCCGACCCGCGCCGCCCGATCGCGACCGGTCCGGAGGAATAG
- a CDS encoding SDR family NAD(P)-dependent oxidoreductase, translating to MEQQRKLAVIVGAGPGLGCALGRRFGKAEMNVAMAARDVARLESLTMECAAIGHGAKAYSCDAGKEKSVEDFFSQVRAEFGEPDVVIYNAGAFVPRGLVETTAEEFERCWRVGCMGGFLVGRAAARSMLERLERGGRGGTILFTGATASLRGSAGFHNLAVGKFGLRALAQSMARELQPKGIHVAHVIIDGRIRPASSIEHSAEASDDMLDPSAIAEAYFQLHCQPRSAWTQEMDLRPWVEKF from the coding sequence ATGGAGCAGCAGCGCAAACTTGCAGTGATCGTGGGGGCCGGGCCGGGACTGGGCTGCGCGCTCGGACGGCGTTTCGGCAAGGCGGAGATGAACGTCGCGATGGCGGCCCGCGACGTCGCGCGGCTCGAGTCGTTGACGATGGAGTGCGCGGCGATCGGGCATGGCGCGAAAGCGTATTCGTGCGATGCCGGCAAGGAGAAATCCGTCGAGGACTTCTTCAGCCAGGTGCGCGCCGAGTTCGGCGAGCCGGACGTCGTGATCTACAACGCCGGCGCCTTCGTGCCACGAGGCCTTGTCGAAACCACTGCCGAAGAGTTCGAGCGCTGCTGGCGCGTCGGGTGCATGGGCGGTTTTCTCGTCGGGCGCGCAGCGGCCCGCTCGATGCTTGAACGGCTCGAGCGCGGCGGGCGCGGCGGCACGATCCTCTTCACCGGCGCGACGGCGAGCCTGCGCGGCAGCGCGGGTTTCCACAACCTCGCGGTCGGGAAGTTCGGCCTGCGCGCGCTCGCCCAGAGCATGGCGCGCGAGCTGCAGCCGAAAGGCATCCACGTCGCGCACGTGATCATCGACGGGCGCATTCGCCCGGCGTCCAGCATCGAACACAGCGCAGAAGCGAGCGACGACATGCTCGACCCGTCAGCGATCGCGGAAGCCTATTTTCAGCTGCATTGCCAGCCGCGCAGCGCGTGGACGCAGGAAATGGACCTGCGTCCGTGGGTCGAGAAATTCTGA
- the murI gene encoding glutamate racemase, whose translation MNSSRPIGVFDSGIGGLTVVRALMERLPLEHIVYFGDTARVPYGVKSVATIRHFTEQIAEFLLQQDVKMLIVACNTMAAVAAETVRQRAGRIPVLDVIEAGAQAAVAQSRSRGIGVIGTPTTVNSNAYARRIHALDSSARVYSQACPLFVPLVEEGWLDHPVTRLTAQEYLKPVLAEEVDSLVLGCTHYPLLKPLLRDVVGPGVRLVDSALTTAELAAAKLHALGLANTDPGEAAYRFVVTDVPLRFQTIGERFLGRSLGQVEKLDW comes from the coding sequence GTGAATTCTTCGCGACCAATAGGCGTCTTCGATTCCGGCATCGGCGGGCTCACGGTCGTGCGCGCGCTGATGGAACGGCTGCCGCTCGAACATATCGTCTATTTCGGCGACACCGCGCGCGTTCCATATGGCGTCAAGTCGGTCGCGACGATCCGGCACTTTACCGAGCAGATCGCCGAGTTCCTGCTGCAGCAGGACGTCAAGATGCTGATCGTGGCGTGCAACACGATGGCGGCGGTCGCGGCCGAAACCGTGCGGCAGCGGGCGGGCCGCATCCCGGTGCTCGATGTCATCGAAGCCGGAGCACAGGCTGCGGTCGCGCAGTCGCGCAGTCGCGGCATCGGCGTCATCGGCACGCCGACGACGGTCAATAGCAACGCTTACGCGCGCCGCATCCATGCGCTCGACTCCAGCGCGCGCGTCTATTCGCAAGCCTGTCCGCTGTTCGTGCCGCTCGTCGAAGAAGGCTGGCTCGATCATCCGGTGACGCGGCTGACCGCCCAGGAATACCTCAAGCCGGTGCTCGCCGAGGAAGTCGACAGCCTCGTGCTCGGCTGCACGCATTACCCGTTGCTGAAGCCGCTGCTGCGCGACGTCGTCGGGCCGGGCGTGCGGCTCGTGGACTCCGCGCTGACGACCGCGGAACTCGCCGCGGCGAAACTGCACGCGCTCGGCCTCGCCAACACCGATCCGGGTGAAGCCGCGTACCGGTTCGTCGTCACCGACGTGCCGCTGCGCTTCCAGACGATCGGTGAACGTTTCCTCGGACGTTCGCTCGGCCAAGTCGAAAAGCTCGACTGGTAG
- the queG gene encoding tRNA epoxyqueuosine(34) reductase QueG translates to MKNSNHQGASGHAAPRESLATVAEQLNIWARELGFAAVGIADVDLAGAEPGLAAWLASGFHGEMDYMAHHGMKRARPAELLPGTLRVISVRMNYWPHAAEAQAALNEPTHAYVSRYALGRDYHKLMRSRLQKLAERIAAEAPHGYRVFVDSAPVLEVELATRAGLGWRGKHTLTLDRSAGSFFFLGEIFTDLPLPVDAPAQPHCGSCRACLDACPTGAIVEPYRVDARRCISYLTIELKGAIPEELRALIGNRIYGCDDCQLVCPWNRFAQLTAEPDFAPRHGLDRASLVELFGWSEADFSVRMAGSAIYRIGFECWSRNLAVALGNAPTSPNIVAALRSRADDPSALVREHVAWALKQHGAA, encoded by the coding sequence GTGAAGAATTCGAATCATCAGGGTGCCTCCGGGCACGCTGCGCCGCGCGAATCGCTCGCGACCGTTGCGGAGCAGCTGAACATATGGGCCAGGGAACTGGGTTTCGCCGCCGTCGGCATCGCGGACGTCGATCTTGCCGGCGCCGAGCCTGGTCTGGCGGCGTGGCTCGCCAGCGGTTTTCACGGCGAGATGGATTATATGGCCCACCACGGCATGAAGCGGGCGCGCCCGGCTGAATTGCTTCCGGGCACGCTGCGCGTCATCAGCGTCCGGATGAACTACTGGCCGCACGCAGCTGAGGCGCAAGCTGCGCTCAATGAGCCTACGCACGCGTATGTGTCCCGCTACGCGCTCGGCCGCGACTACCACAAGCTGATGCGCTCACGCCTGCAGAAGCTCGCCGAGCGCATCGCTGCGGAGGCGCCGCACGGCTACCGCGTGTTCGTCGACTCCGCGCCGGTGCTCGAAGTCGAACTCGCGACGCGCGCGGGCCTGGGCTGGCGTGGCAAGCACACGCTCACGCTCGACCGCTCGGCCGGTTCGTTCTTTTTTCTCGGCGAGATCTTCACCGACCTGCCGCTGCCGGTCGATGCGCCGGCGCAGCCTCATTGCGGCTCGTGCCGGGCCTGCCTCGACGCCTGTCCGACCGGAGCGATCGTGGAGCCGTACCGGGTCGACGCGCGGCGCTGCATCTCGTACCTGACGATCGAGCTCAAAGGGGCGATCCCGGAGGAGCTGAGAGCGCTGATCGGCAATCGCATCTACGGCTGTGACGACTGCCAGCTGGTATGCCCGTGGAACCGCTTCGCGCAGCTCACCGCGGAGCCCGATTTCGCGCCGCGCCACGGCCTCGACCGTGCGAGCCTGGTGGAACTGTTCGGCTGGAGCGAGGCGGATTTCTCGGTGCGCATGGCGGGCAGCGCGATCTACCGCATCGGCTTCGAATGCTGGTCGCGCAATCTCGCCGTGGCGCTCGGCAATGCTCCCACATCGCCCAACATCGTCGCCGCGCTCCGGTCGCGCGCCGATGACCCTTCGGCGCTGGTGCGCGAGCACGTCGCCTGGGCGCTGAAGCAGCATGGCGCTGCCTGA
- the tsaE gene encoding tRNA (adenosine(37)-N6)-threonylcarbamoyltransferase complex ATPase subunit type 1 TsaE: MIRILHAADDSGCGFIAQLDDETNTEAAGAALAPALHAGLVIYLRGDLGAGKTTLVRGVLRALGHTGKVKSPTYTLIEPYVLSRLNLYHFDFYRFAVPEEYLEAGLDEYFGGLGACLVEWPDKASPYLAPADVEVRLVVAGTGRRLEAAALTEAGRTCTRKLNSELNRPAP, encoded by the coding sequence ATGATTCGAATTCTTCACGCCGCAGATGATAGCGGCTGCGGGTTCATCGCGCAGCTCGATGACGAAACCAACACCGAAGCTGCCGGCGCGGCGCTCGCGCCGGCCCTGCATGCCGGGTTGGTGATTTATCTGCGAGGGGATCTCGGCGCCGGGAAGACGACGCTGGTTCGCGGCGTGCTGCGCGCACTCGGTCACACCGGAAAAGTAAAAAGTCCGACCTACACCTTGATTGAACCTTATGTTCTTTCTAGATTAAACTTATATCACTTTGATTTTTATCGCTTCGCAGTGCCGGAAGAATATCTGGAAGCAGGACTCGACGAGTACTTCGGCGGCCTCGGCGCGTGCCTCGTGGAATGGCCCGATAAAGCCAGTCCCTATCTCGCACCGGCGGACGTGGAAGTGCGCCTCGTCGTCGCCGGCACGGGTCGGCGCCTCGAGGCCGCTGCGCTGACGGAGGCAGGACGGACATGTACAAGAAAACTGAACTCGGAACTGAACCGGCCCGCTCCGTGA
- a CDS encoding N-acetylmuramoyl-L-alanine amidase, which produces MYKKTELGTEPARSVTSATPKFGRRDVLKFAGGALVLLVSPVAAAASLVAVRVWPADDYTRITLEGSRQLKFSHLLVKDPDRLVVDLEDIELDSVLQTLPSKVLESDPYIRLIRAGQNRPGVVRLVVELKNEITPQIFTLQPVGDYRHRLVLDLYPTVPVDPLLALIEKSSPLDAAAGDAVAARSGDAPVQQAVQDRAKRQKRPPANRLLTVALDPGHGGEDPGAVGRRGSFEKNVTLSIARRLKRKIDAETNMRAVLTRDGDYFVPLRQRVTRARRVQADLFVSIHADAFVRPEARGSSVFVLSESGASSSAARWLAQKENDADLIGGVNLAKQEGHLARTLLDLSQTATINDSLKLGKAVLNELGDINTLHKAHVEQAGFAVLKAPDIPSILVETAFISNPEEERRLNDDAYQDKMAEAIMRGLRRYFKDNPPLGPTRVAQLD; this is translated from the coding sequence ATGTACAAGAAAACTGAACTCGGAACTGAACCGGCCCGCTCCGTGACGTCCGCCACGCCGAAATTCGGCCGGCGCGACGTTCTGAAGTTCGCCGGCGGCGCCCTTGTGCTGCTCGTGAGTCCGGTCGCCGCGGCCGCGAGCCTCGTCGCGGTGCGCGTCTGGCCCGCCGACGATTACACCCGCATCACGCTCGAAGGCAGCCGCCAACTGAAGTTCAGCCACCTCCTCGTCAAGGATCCCGACCGCCTCGTCGTCGATCTCGAAGATATCGAACTCGACAGCGTGCTGCAGACCTTGCCCTCCAAGGTGCTCGAGTCCGATCCGTATATCCGCCTGATCCGCGCCGGGCAGAATCGTCCCGGCGTCGTGCGGCTGGTCGTCGAACTGAAGAACGAGATCACTCCGCAGATATTCACGCTCCAGCCGGTCGGCGATTACCGCCACCGCCTGGTGCTCGATCTGTATCCGACCGTGCCGGTCGACCCGCTGCTCGCGCTGATCGAGAAATCCTCGCCGCTCGATGCTGCCGCCGGCGATGCCGTGGCTGCGCGAAGCGGCGACGCGCCAGTGCAGCAGGCCGTGCAGGACAGGGCAAAGCGCCAGAAGCGTCCGCCCGCGAACCGGCTGCTCACCGTCGCGCTCGATCCCGGCCACGGCGGCGAGGATCCCGGCGCGGTCGGGCGGCGCGGCAGCTTCGAAAAAAACGTCACGCTGTCGATCGCCCGCCGGCTGAAGCGGAAGATCGACGCCGAGACGAACATGCGCGCGGTGCTGACGCGCGACGGCGATTATTTCGTGCCGCTTCGCCAGCGGGTGACGCGGGCACGGCGCGTACAGGCCGACCTCTTCGTGTCAATCCACGCCGACGCGTTCGTCCGCCCCGAAGCGCGCGGCAGCTCGGTGTTCGTGCTGTCGGAAAGCGGCGCGTCGAGTTCGGCCGCGCGCTGGCTCGCGCAAAAGGAAAACGACGCCGACCTGATCGGGGGCGTGAATCTCGCGAAACAGGAAGGCCATCTCGCACGCACGCTGCTCGATCTGTCGCAGACGGCGACGATCAACGACAGCCTGAAGCTCGGCAAAGCCGTGCTGAACGAGCTCGGCGACATCAATACGCTGCACAAGGCGCACGTCGAACAGGCCGGATTCGCGGTGCTGAAGGCGCCGGACATCCCGTCGATCCTCGTCGAGACCGCGTTCATCAGCAACCCGGAGGAAGAGCGGCGCCTGAACGACGACGCGTATCAGGACAAAATGGCCGAAGCGATCATGCGCGGCCTGCGTCGCTACTTCAAGGACAACCCGCCGCTCGGCCCGACCCGGGTCGCGCAGCTGGACTGA
- a CDS encoding bifunctional riboflavin kinase/FAD synthetase: protein MQVFRGIPERAAQSSVLTIGNFDGVHRGHQALLKLLTDKARALALPAVVLTFEPHPREYFSPADAPARLASLREKLLLLASCGVDRVHVCRFDARLAALTADQFIDDILVRGLGVRHLIIGDDFRFGVKRQGDFALLQARGASHRFAVEAMPTLDVGGERASSSAVREALAQGDLAHAARLLGRPYSIAGRVVHGDKIGRTLGYPTVNIQMKHRRPALSGVFAVAVEGLAAEPVAGVASIGVRPTITAAGRPTLEVHLFDWDRDCYGAHLRVHFLNKQRDETKFESLDALIAQIARDAENARAWFAQHPIRP from the coding sequence ATGCAGGTTTTTCGCGGGATTCCGGAGCGCGCGGCGCAGTCCTCGGTCCTCACCATCGGCAATTTCGACGGGGTGCACCGCGGCCACCAGGCGCTGCTCAAGCTGCTCACCGACAAGGCCCGTGCGCTGGCCCTGCCGGCGGTGGTGCTCACGTTCGAACCTCATCCGCGTGAATACTTCTCGCCGGCCGACGCTCCGGCACGCCTCGCGTCGCTGCGCGAAAAGCTGCTGCTGCTCGCCAGCTGCGGTGTCGATCGTGTCCACGTCTGCCGTTTCGACGCGCGCCTCGCGGCACTGACCGCCGACCAGTTCATCGACGACATCCTGGTGCGCGGCCTCGGCGTGCGGCACCTGATCATCGGCGACGACTTCCGTTTCGGCGTGAAGCGCCAGGGCGACTTCGCGTTGCTGCAGGCCCGCGGCGCCAGCCATCGGTTCGCAGTCGAAGCGATGCCGACGCTGGATGTCGGCGGAGAACGCGCGTCGAGCTCGGCGGTGCGGGAAGCGCTCGCACAAGGCGATCTCGCCCATGCCGCGCGGCTGCTGGGCCGGCCTTACAGCATTGCCGGGCGTGTCGTGCACGGCGACAAGATCGGCCGCACGCTCGGCTATCCGACCGTGAACATCCAGATGAAACACCGCCGGCCGGCGCTGTCGGGCGTGTTCGCGGTCGCGGTCGAAGGACTCGCCGCGGAACCCGTCGCAGGCGTCGCGAGCATCGGTGTGCGGCCGACGATAACCGCTGCGGGGCGGCCGACGCTTGAAGTCCATCTCTTCGACTGGGACCGTGACTGTTACGGCGCCCACCTGCGCGTCCATTTCCTCAACAAGCAGCGCGACGAAACCAAGTTCGAATCGCTCGACGCCCTCATCGCCCAGATTGCCCGGGACGCGGAAAACGCGCGCGCCTGGTTCGCACAACACCCGATTCGCCCCTGA
- the ileS gene encoding isoleucine--tRNA ligase, producing the protein MADYRKTLNMPDTPFPMRGDLAKREPGWVADWQAKKLYQKIRNAAAGRPKFILHDGPPYANGDIHIGHAVNKILKDIIVRSKTLAGFDAPYVPGWDCHGLPIEHQIEKQHGKHLPADRARELCREYAAEQIERQKKDFIRLGVLGDWDNPYRTMNFSNEADEIRALGDLLRKGFLFKGLKPVNWCFDCGSALAEAEVEYQDKKSPAIDVGFPLADSERDKLARAFGLDSLPEQPVHIVIWTTTPWTIPSNQALNVHPELMYELLETPKGLLILAAELRASALERYQLEGRVLAAARGVALDRINFRHPFYDRLSPVFLGDYVAADAGTGIVHSAPAYGLDDFQSCMRYGMRNDDILNPVQGDGVFHESLPFFGGLSVWDANPKIVDKLAEVGSLFASGTLTHSYMHCWRHKTPVIYRATTQWFVGMDRLPGREAVEPGSATLRELALKAVDETQFYPAWGKARLHSMIANRPDWCVSRQRNWGVPIPLFLHKETGEPHPRSLELLEQVAQRVERHGIDAWFKLDAAELLGSDVAQYEKMCDTLDVWFDSGTTHRTVLRGSHAADSRWPADLYLEGSDQHRGWFHSSLLTGCAIDGRAPYDALLTHGFVVDGQGKKMSKSKGNVVAPQEVSDKLGAEILRLWVAATDYSGELTISKEILDRVVEVYRRLRNTLRFLLANTADFDIARHAVPVEQWLDIDHYALALTRRLQEQVTGDYARFEFHKIVQALQNFAAEDLGAFYVDILKDRLYTTQADSRARRAAQTSLWHITQAITRMMAPILSFTAEEIWRVTGNDADGSVMLHTWHELPELAASNEILARWELIRSARAEVQKVLESLRSDGRIGASLQAEVRVRASGARFDALASVGADLHFVLITSRAELVRVETDADEGVDAVPSSHQKCGRCWHFREDVGADADHPELCGRCCTNLHGAGESRTHA; encoded by the coding sequence ATGGCTGATTACCGCAAGACCCTGAACATGCCAGACACCCCGTTCCCGATGCGCGGCGATCTCGCGAAGCGCGAACCGGGCTGGGTTGCCGACTGGCAGGCGAAGAAGCTGTACCAGAAGATCCGCAACGCGGCGGCCGGACGGCCGAAGTTCATCCTGCACGACGGCCCGCCGTACGCGAACGGCGACATCCACATCGGCCACGCGGTGAACAAGATCCTCAAGGACATCATCGTCCGCTCGAAGACGCTCGCCGGTTTCGACGCGCCGTACGTGCCGGGCTGGGACTGCCACGGCCTGCCGATCGAGCACCAGATCGAGAAGCAGCACGGCAAGCACCTGCCGGCCGATCGGGCCCGGGAACTGTGCCGCGAGTACGCCGCAGAGCAGATCGAGCGGCAGAAGAAGGACTTCATCCGCCTCGGCGTGCTCGGCGACTGGGACAACCCGTACCGGACGATGAACTTCTCGAATGAAGCGGACGAAATCCGCGCGCTCGGCGATCTGCTCCGCAAAGGTTTCCTGTTCAAGGGGCTGAAGCCCGTCAACTGGTGCTTCGACTGTGGTTCGGCACTCGCCGAAGCCGAAGTCGAGTACCAGGACAAGAAATCGCCCGCGATCGATGTCGGCTTCCCGCTTGCCGACAGCGAACGTGACAAGCTCGCGCGCGCTTTCGGCCTCGATTCCCTGCCGGAGCAGCCCGTCCACATCGTGATCTGGACGACGACGCCCTGGACGATCCCGTCCAACCAGGCGCTCAACGTGCATCCCGAACTGATGTACGAACTGCTTGAAACGCCGAAAGGCCTGCTGATCCTCGCTGCCGAACTGCGCGCATCGGCCCTCGAACGCTACCAGCTCGAAGGTCGCGTGCTCGCTGCCGCCCGGGGCGTCGCGCTCGACCGCATCAACTTCCGCCACCCGTTCTACGACCGCCTCTCGCCCGTGTTCCTCGGCGACTACGTCGCGGCCGATGCCGGTACGGGCATCGTGCATAGCGCGCCGGCCTACGGCCTCGACGACTTCCAGTCCTGCATGCGCTACGGCATGCGCAACGACGACATCCTCAACCCGGTGCAGGGCGACGGCGTGTTCCACGAAAGCCTGCCTTTTTTCGGCGGCCTGTCAGTGTGGGACGCGAACCCGAAGATCGTCGACAAGCTCGCCGAAGTCGGCAGCCTGTTCGCCTCGGGCACGCTGACGCACAGCTACATGCACTGCTGGCGCCACAAGACGCCGGTGATCTACCGTGCGACGACGCAATGGTTCGTCGGCATGGACCGCCTGCCGGGGCGGGAAGCGGTCGAGCCGGGGAGCGCGACGCTGCGCGAACTGGCGCTGAAAGCCGTCGACGAGACGCAGTTCTACCCCGCGTGGGGCAAGGCGCGGCTGCATTCGATGATCGCGAACCGACCGGACTGGTGCGTGTCGCGCCAGCGCAACTGGGGTGTGCCGATCCCGCTGTTCCTGCACAAGGAAACCGGCGAACCGCACCCGCGCTCGCTCGAACTGCTCGAGCAGGTCGCGCAGCGCGTCGAACGGCACGGCATCGACGCCTGGTTCAAGCTCGACGCGGCGGAACTGCTCGGCAGCGACGTCGCGCAGTACGAAAAGATGTGCGACACGCTCGACGTCTGGTTCGACTCCGGCACGACGCACCGGACGGTGCTGCGCGGCTCGCACGCTGCCGACAGCCGCTGGCCGGCGGACCTCTACCTCGAAGGCTCGGACCAGCACCGCGGCTGGTTCCACTCGTCGCTCCTGACCGGCTGCGCGATCGACGGGCGTGCTCCGTACGACGCATTGCTGACGCACGGCTTCGTCGTCGATGGCCAGGGCAAGAAGATGTCGAAGTCGAAAGGCAACGTCGTCGCGCCGCAGGAAGTCTCGGACAAGCTCGGCGCCGAGATCCTGCGCCTGTGGGTCGCCGCGACCGATTATTCGGGTGAGCTCACGATCTCGAAGGAGATCCTCGACCGTGTCGTCGAAGTCTATCGCCGCCTGCGCAACACGCTGCGCTTCCTGCTCGCCAACACTGCCGACTTCGACATCGCCCGCCACGCCGTGCCGGTCGAGCAGTGGCTGGACATCGACCATTACGCGCTCGCGTTGACTCGCCGCCTGCAGGAGCAGGTCACGGGGGATTACGCGCGCTTCGAGTTCCACAAGATCGTGCAGGCGCTGCAGAACTTCGCCGCCGAGGATCTCGGGGCGTTCTACGTCGACATCCTCAAGGATCGCCTGTACACGACGCAGGCCGACTCCCGCGCGCGCCGGGCCGCCCAGACCTCGCTGTGGCACATCACGCAGGCGATCACCCGGATGATGGCGCCCATCCTGAGCTTCACCGCCGAGGAGATCTGGCGGGTGACCGGCAACGACGCCGACGGCAGCGTGATGCTGCACACCTGGCACGAATTGCCCGAACTCGCGGCCAGCAATGAGATTCTCGCTCGCTGGGAGCTGATCCGCAGCGCGAGGGCCGAGGTGCAGAAAGTGCTCGAAAGCCTGCGCAGCGACGGCAGGATCGGCGCTTCGCTGCAGGCCGAAGTGCGCGTGCGCGCGAGCGGGGCGCGTTTCGATGCGCTCGCGAGCGTCGGCGCCGATCTGCATTTCGTGCTGATCACGTCCCGCGCGGAACTGGTGCGCGTCGAAACCGACGCCGATGAAGGCGTCGACGCGGTGCCCTCGAGTCACCAGAAGTGCGGCCGCTGCTGGCATTTCCGCGAAGACGTCGGCGCCGATGCCGATCACCCCGAGCTGTGCGGCCGCTGCTGCACGAACCTCCATGGCGCCGGGGAAAGTCGCACGCATGCCTGA
- the lspA gene encoding signal peptidase II, giving the protein MPEPFREAAPIAPHGLTRRFFGWLGLAALVVALDQLVKWLVLSRLDFGEAVRVTDFFQLVLVYNPGAAFSFLADHSGWQRWFFVVLALVVCGWLLAMLRDHQRERALPLAFSLIIGGAVGNVIDRLVHGAVVDFLYFHIGRHGWPAFNVADSAITVGVAVMLWAQFRSPRDASRDTSTSENPS; this is encoded by the coding sequence ATGCCTGAACCGTTTCGGGAAGCCGCGCCGATTGCACCGCACGGGCTGACGCGACGTTTCTTCGGTTGGCTCGGCTTGGCTGCGCTGGTCGTGGCGCTGGACCAGCTCGTGAAATGGCTGGTGCTGTCACGGCTCGACTTCGGCGAGGCGGTGCGCGTCACGGACTTCTTTCAGCTCGTCCTGGTCTATAACCCGGGCGCGGCATTCAGCTTTCTTGCCGACCATTCCGGGTGGCAGCGCTGGTTCTTCGTTGTGCTCGCGCTCGTCGTCTGTGGCTGGCTGCTCGCGATGCTGCGCGATCACCAGCGCGAACGCGCGCTGCCGCTGGCGTTCAGCCTCATCATTGGCGGAGCGGTCGGCAATGTCATCGACCGGCTCGTGCATGGGGCAGTGGTCGATTTTCTCTACTTCCATATCGGCCGCCACGGCTGGCCGGCCTTCAACGTCGCCGACTCCGCGATCACTGTCGGCGTCGCCGTGATGCTGTGGGCGCAATTTCGCTCACCCCGCGATGCCTCGCGCGACACATCCACTTCGGAGAACCCCTCGTGA
- a CDS encoding FKBP-type peptidyl-prolyl cis-trans isomerase yields the protein MTQIVQPDSLVTLHYRIAMENGQPLISTFEGTPATLQLGAGELLPSLERVLAGLEVGKHQLFTLAPEEAFGPHNPELIERVKREHMPEEEIEPMTIMEFSAPNGSRYSGLVREINDAFAVVDFNHPLAGKTIRFEVEVIGVL from the coding sequence GTGACCCAGATCGTCCAACCCGACAGCCTGGTGACGCTGCACTACCGCATCGCCATGGAAAACGGCCAACCGCTGATCAGCACTTTCGAAGGCACGCCCGCGACGCTGCAGCTCGGTGCCGGAGAACTGCTTCCGAGCCTCGAGCGGGTGCTCGCCGGCCTCGAAGTCGGCAAGCACCAGTTGTTCACGCTCGCGCCCGAAGAGGCGTTCGGCCCTCACAATCCTGAGCTGATCGAGCGTGTGAAACGGGAGCACATGCCGGAAGAAGAGATCGAACCGATGACGATCATGGAGTTCAGCGCCCCCAACGGTTCCCGCTATTCGGGCCTCGTGCGGGAAATCAACGACGCGTTCGCGGTCGTCGATTTCAACCACCCGCTCGCCGGCAAGACGATCCGCTTCGAAGTGGAAGTGATCGGCGTTCTTTGA